A genomic stretch from Gammaproteobacteria bacterium includes:
- a CDS encoding ABC transporter permease, which translates to MHKEDMDTTAPPPAPVRSFELRPLQPGEAQLVLAGEWRLQHGLPDIAPLMQQLTQQNQPGDGTPPLRQLRFDTTAISDWDSSLVVFLHRLLRHCQECGIDVDQRGLTEGVQRLLTLATAAPARSDADVLSTEESLLQQVGESTLDLLHSAPRALRFIGDSAIALLNTLRGRARFRSTDVGLLVQDAGPNALPIVSLISFLVGLILAYMGAAQLALFGAEIYIADLVGIGMVREVGALMTAVILAGRTGAAYAAEIGTMQVNEEIDALRTLGISPIEFLVLPRLLALVMMIPLLTLYANLVGILAGMTVASTIFDISIFEYYVQTLRILDMNHILVGLSKALVYGICIAIAGCLRGIQCGRSAAAVGQATTSAVVTSIVFIVISASALTIIYQQLGV; encoded by the coding sequence ATGCATAAGGAAGATATGGATACCACCGCGCCGCCTCCAGCGCCCGTCCGGAGTTTTGAGCTGCGCCCCCTGCAACCTGGGGAGGCCCAGTTAGTGCTCGCGGGTGAGTGGCGGCTGCAACATGGCCTGCCCGACATCGCGCCGCTCATGCAGCAGCTCACTCAACAGAATCAGCCAGGCGACGGCACGCCTCCGCTGCGACAACTGCGTTTCGACACCACGGCCATCAGCGACTGGGACAGTTCGCTGGTGGTGTTCCTGCACCGTTTGCTGCGCCACTGTCAGGAGTGCGGCATCGACGTTGATCAGCGCGGGCTGACGGAAGGCGTGCAACGCCTGCTGACGCTTGCCACAGCCGCCCCGGCGCGCAGCGATGCCGATGTGCTCAGCACCGAGGAGTCGTTGCTGCAGCAGGTCGGCGAAAGCACCCTCGACCTCCTGCACAGCGCGCCACGCGCGCTGCGTTTTATCGGCGACAGCGCCATCGCCCTGCTCAACACCCTGCGCGGCCGCGCCCGTTTTCGCAGCACCGACGTGGGGCTGCTGGTGCAGGACGCCGGCCCCAATGCGCTGCCGATCGTGTCGCTGATCAGCTTTCTGGTCGGCCTGATCCTGGCCTACATGGGGGCGGCGCAACTGGCGCTGTTCGGGGCCGAGATCTACATTGCCGATCTGGTCGGCATCGGCATGGTGCGCGAGGTGGGGGCGCTGATGACCGCCGTCATCCTCGCCGGGCGCACCGGCGCCGCCTACGCCGCCGAGATCGGCACCATGCAGGTCAACGAGGAGATCGACGCCCTGCGCACGCTGGGCATCTCGCCCATCGAATTCCTGGTGCTGCCGCGACTACTGGCGCTGGTGATGATGATTCCACTGCTGACCCTGTATGCCAACCTGGTGGGCATACTGGCGGGGATGACCGTGGCCAGCACCATCTTCGACATCAGCATCTTTGAATACTATGTGCAGACCCTACGCATCCTGGACATGAACCACATCCTCGTCGGCCTGAGCAAGGCGCTGGTCTACGGCATCTGCATCGCCATTGCCGGTTGCCTGCGCGGCATCCAGTGCGGCCGCAGCGCGGCGGCGGTCGGCCAGGCCACCACCTCGGCGGTGGTGACCAGCATCGTGTTCATCGTGATCAGCGCCTCGGCGTTGACCATCATCTACCAGCAGTTAGGCGTTTGA
- a CDS encoding L,D-transpeptidase family protein has protein sequence MLTIVLNGPVAQAMEYPLPDDGDKLIGEIQFVEVQARDTLLDIARQYNVGFNEITAANPDVDPWLPREGTQITLPTRYILPEPPWSGIVVNLSEMRLYYFPQAEQGKAARVITHPIGIGRQKWSTPLGNYHITMKLEKPNWTMPDSVYKEALAEGYQPRRLVPAGPDNPLGEFAMLLDADGLLIHGTNKPFSIGMRVSYGCLRLYPEDISNLVARVPTGTSVRIEENPYKFGRENGVLYIEAHAPLQEASTMKAGVNLTPVVSGLVKAQADRLSAYQWDRLVTLAARHDGMPIPVIFPRHSGLSSQRH, from the coding sequence TTGCTGACGATCGTGTTGAACGGCCCGGTCGCGCAGGCCATGGAGTATCCCTTGCCCGATGATGGCGATAAGCTGATCGGCGAGATCCAGTTTGTTGAGGTGCAGGCCAGAGATACCCTGCTGGATATCGCCCGGCAGTATAACGTCGGGTTTAACGAAATTACCGCGGCAAATCCCGACGTCGATCCCTGGCTGCCGCGCGAGGGAACGCAGATCACCCTGCCCACCCGATACATTCTCCCTGAGCCGCCCTGGAGTGGCATCGTGGTGAACCTGAGTGAGATGCGGCTGTATTATTTTCCGCAGGCCGAGCAGGGCAAGGCGGCGCGGGTGATTACCCATCCCATCGGGATCGGGCGGCAGAAGTGGTCGACGCCGCTGGGCAATTATCACATCACCATGAAGCTGGAAAAACCGAACTGGACCATGCCCGATTCGGTTTATAAAGAGGCGCTCGCCGAGGGTTATCAGCCGCGTCGTCTGGTGCCGGCCGGGCCGGATAATCCGCTGGGTGAATTCGCCATGCTGCTTGATGCGGACGGGCTGCTGATCCATGGCACCAACAAACCTTTTAGCATCGGCATGCGGGTGAGTTATGGCTGTTTGCGATTGTATCCCGAGGACATCAGCAATCTGGTGGCGCGGGTGCCCACGGGAACGAGTGTGCGCATCGAGGAAAACCCCTATAAGTTCGGCCGGGAAAACGGGGTGTTATATATCGAGGCCCATGCCCCGCTGCAGGAGGCATCGACGATGAAGGCCGGGGTCAATTTAACCCCGGTGGTGAGTGGCCTGGTCAAGGCGCAGGCGGACAGGCTGTCCGCCTATCAGTGGGATCGGCTCGTCACCCTGGCGGCACGCCATGACGGCATGCCGATCCCGGTGATATTTCCCCGGCATAGCGGGCTTTCGTCACAGCGTCACTAG
- a CDS encoding Lpp/OprI family alanine-zipper lipoprotein — protein sequence MQTPFYKIASIGTVVMLLGACASTADVQKAQTTAEAAQTTAEEAKTMATEARSTANRALSLAEQANSTANDATRSAQGAQSAADSAMREAQTARQEAKAASEKADRMYEKAVRK from the coding sequence ATGCAAACACCATTCTATAAAATCGCCTCGATAGGCACCGTAGTGATGCTATTGGGCGCCTGCGCCTCCACTGCCGACGTGCAAAAGGCCCAGACTACCGCCGAAGCCGCCCAGACCACCGCCGAAGAGGCCAAGACCATGGCCACCGAGGCGCGTTCCACCGCCAATCGGGCACTGAGTCTGGCAGAACAGGCGAATAGCACGGCCAATGACGCCACGCGTTCCGCACAGGGCGCCCAATCCGCCGCAGACAGCGCCATGCGCGAGGCCCAGACCGCACGTCAGGAGGCCAAGGCGGCCAGTGAAAAGGCGGATCGCATGTACGAGAAGGCCGTCCGCAAATAG
- a CDS encoding sulfite exporter TauE/SafE family protein, which translates to MEQSYFVILSLAFGLGMLHALDADHIMAVTSLAGTKKGLGASRRYCLQWALGHGAMLLIAGVAMFLLGRAIPPQVSHVAEVLVGVVLVVIGVSVLRDIRRKRAHIHFHQHDKLLPHAHWHQHEATVVHSPSSHRHAHKAVLFGMLHGLAGSAPLLALLPMSQLSSPVKGLMYLLLFALGTLLSMLLFGGLLGGALAWLHAYGEKLIERLRLVIGMTAIVFGVVWIQAGL; encoded by the coding sequence ATGGAACAATCCTATTTTGTAATTTTATCGTTGGCCTTCGGCCTCGGCATGCTGCATGCGCTGGATGCGGATCACATCATGGCGGTCACCAGTCTGGCCGGGACCAAAAAGGGCCTGGGTGCTAGTCGCCGTTATTGTCTGCAATGGGCCCTGGGTCACGGTGCGATGCTGTTGATCGCCGGCGTCGCCATGTTTCTCCTCGGTCGCGCCATCCCGCCGCAAGTGAGCCATGTCGCCGAGGTGCTCGTCGGCGTGGTACTGGTGGTCATTGGGGTGAGCGTGTTGCGCGACATCAGGCGCAAGCGGGCGCATATCCATTTTCACCAGCACGACAAGCTGCTGCCGCACGCGCACTGGCACCAGCATGAAGCCACGGTGGTACATTCACCGTCGTCACACCGACATGCGCACAAGGCGGTGCTGTTCGGTATGCTGCACGGCCTGGCCGGGTCGGCGCCCTTGCTGGCTCTGCTGCCCATGAGTCAGTTGTCATCGCCCGTAAAGGGCCTGATGTACCTGTTGTTGTTTGCCCTGGGCACGCTGCTGAGCATGTTGCTGTTTGGCGGGCTGTTGGGGGGCGCACTGGCCTGGCTGCACGCCTACGGCGAGAAGCTTATTGAGCGCCTGCGCCTGGTGATCGGCATGACGGCCATCGTCTTCGGCGTGGTCTGGATACAGGCGGGGCTGTAA
- a CDS encoding urease accessory protein UreD, whose protein sequence is MSAVAEVMTAGWQAHLALGFRHDGRRTILSRREHRGPLLIQRAFYPEGEPCHIYLLHPPGGVVGGDQLRLEVEVNDGAHALITTPAASKFYRSKAATAVLEQTFKVSSGATLEWLPQETILFADSHVRMRTDVRLEAGAGFIGWELLCLGRPASGEKYTLGNCQQRLSIWRDDMPLLLETTRLHGAASVLERNWGLQGANVMGTCIAVNADKTVLQAVRDADLQIANGLFTVTLIHDVLICRALALQAEPARRAFIEAWKIIRPLLLKRPASTPRIWFT, encoded by the coding sequence GTGAGCGCCGTCGCCGAAGTCATGACCGCGGGCTGGCAGGCCCACCTGGCGCTGGGGTTTCGTCATGACGGGCGACGCACGATTTTATCGCGGCGCGAGCACCGGGGGCCGCTGCTGATCCAGCGGGCCTTCTATCCCGAGGGTGAACCCTGCCATATCTATTTGTTGCACCCGCCCGGCGGTGTGGTGGGCGGTGATCAGTTGCGCCTGGAAGTGGAAGTGAATGACGGCGCGCATGCCCTGATCACCACACCGGCGGCGAGCAAGTTTTATCGCAGCAAGGCCGCCACGGCCGTGCTGGAACAGACATTTAAGGTTAGCTCCGGCGCGACCCTGGAGTGGTTGCCGCAGGAGACGATCCTGTTCGCCGACAGCCATGTGCGTATGCGGACCGATGTCAGGCTCGAGGCCGGGGCCGGCTTTATCGGCTGGGAACTGCTGTGTCTGGGGCGCCCTGCCAGCGGCGAAAAATACACTCTCGGTAATTGCCAGCAACGCCTTTCGATCTGGCGCGATGACATGCCGCTGCTGCTGGAGACCACGCGCCTGCATGGCGCGGCCAGCGTGCTTGAGCGCAACTGGGGCCTGCAGGGAGCCAATGTCATGGGCACCTGTATTGCGGTGAATGCCGACAAGACGGTGTTGCAGGCGGTGCGCGATGCGGACCTACAGATCGCTAACGGTCTGTTTACGGTGACCCTGATCCATGACGTCCTCATCTGCCGCGCTCTCGCCCTGCAGGCGGAGCCGGCACGTCGGGCCTTTATTGAGGCCTGGAAGATTATTCGTCCGCTGTTATTAAAGCGTCCGGCCTCGACGCCGCGGATCTGGTTTACCTGA
- the ureA gene encoding urease subunit gamma has translation MELTPREKDKLLLYTAAIVARDRKARGVKLNYPEAMALISAAIVEGARDGRSVAELMSYGTTLLTRDDVMDGIAEMIHDVQVEATFPDGTKLVTVHNPIQ, from the coding sequence GTGGAGCTAACCCCCCGGGAAAAAGACAAGTTGTTGTTGTACACCGCCGCCATAGTGGCGCGGGATCGCAAGGCGCGCGGCGTAAAGCTGAACTACCCCGAGGCCATGGCCCTGATCTCGGCGGCGATTGTCGAGGGCGCGCGCGACGGCAGGAGCGTGGCCGAGTTGATGAGTTATGGCACCACACTGTTGACGCGTGATGATGTCATGGATGGCATTGCCGAGATGATCCACGACGTGCAGGTGGAGGCCACCTTTCCGGACGGCACCAAGCTGGTGACCGTGCACAATCCGATTCAGTAA
- a CDS encoding urease subunit beta has translation MIPGEYFIEPGEIELNQGRDTVTLVVANRGDRPVQVGSHYHFYETNSELVFEREAARGYRLNIAAGTAVRFEPGQEREVELVAYAGDRVVFGFNAKISGKL, from the coding sequence ATGATACCCGGAGAATATTTTATCGAGCCAGGCGAGATCGAACTCAATCAGGGTCGGGATACCGTCACCCTGGTGGTAGCCAATCGTGGCGATCGGCCGGTGCAGGTCGGTTCGCACTACCACTTTTATGAGACCAATTCCGAACTGGTGTTTGAGCGCGAGGCGGCGCGGGGCTATCGCCTCAATATCGCCGCCGGTACCGCGGTGCGTTTTGAGCCGGGACAGGAACGCGAGGTGGAGCTGGTGGCCTATGCAGGCGACCGCGTGGTGTTTGGCTTTAACGCGAAGATTTCCGGAAAGTTATAA
- the ureC gene encoding urease subunit alpha, whose product MARISRQAYAEMYGPTTGDRVRLGDTEIVIEVERDHTIYGDEVKFGGGKVIRDGMGQSQRLARDVVDTVITNALILDHWGIVKADIGIKDGRIAAIGKAGNPDVQPGVNIIIGPGTEAIAGEGQIVTAGGIDAHIHFICPQQVEEALMSGITTMLGGGTGPATGTNATTCTPGPWHIQRMYQAADELPMNFGFMGKGNASQPGPLEEQLAAGAMGLKLHEDWGTTPAAIDNCLNVAEAFDVQVAIHTDTLNESGFVEDTLAAFKGRAIHTYHTEGAGGGHAPDIIRACGESNVLPSSTNPTRPYTVNTIDEHLDMLMVCHHLDPNIAEDVAFAESRIRRETIAAEDILHDLGAFAMISSDSQAMGRVGEVITRTWQTAHKMKVQRGPLGEDSARNDNLRARRYIAKYTINPAITHGISHEVGSIEVGKLADLVLWRPAFFGAKPSLIIKGGMIAAAPMGDPNASIPTPQPVHYRPMFGALGKARSATCLSFVSRAAYDNGAAEKMGLTKGVAAVAHTRDIGKRDMVLNSYQPRIEVDAQTYEVRADGELLICEPASVLPLAQRYFLF is encoded by the coding sequence ATGGCACGGATCAGTCGGCAGGCATATGCAGAGATGTACGGACCCACCACCGGCGACCGCGTGCGCCTGGGGGATACGGAGATCGTTATCGAAGTGGAACGCGATCACACCATCTACGGGGATGAGGTCAAGTTCGGTGGCGGCAAGGTCATCCGCGACGGCATGGGGCAGAGTCAGCGCCTGGCCAGGGACGTGGTGGATACGGTGATCACCAATGCCCTGATCCTGGATCACTGGGGTATCGTCAAGGCCGACATCGGCATCAAGGACGGGCGCATCGCGGCGATCGGCAAGGCCGGCAATCCGGACGTGCAGCCCGGTGTGAATATCATTATCGGTCCCGGCACCGAGGCCATTGCCGGCGAGGGCCAGATCGTCACTGCCGGCGGTATCGACGCGCACATCCACTTTATCTGTCCGCAACAGGTGGAAGAGGCGCTGATGTCCGGCATCACCACCATGCTGGGCGGCGGCACCGGTCCGGCCACCGGCACCAACGCCACCACCTGTACGCCGGGGCCGTGGCATATCCAGCGCATGTATCAGGCGGCCGATGAGCTGCCGATGAATTTCGGTTTCATGGGCAAGGGCAATGCCAGCCAGCCCGGGCCATTGGAGGAACAGCTCGCCGCCGGCGCCATGGGCCTGAAACTGCACGAGGACTGGGGCACGACCCCGGCCGCCATCGACAACTGCCTGAATGTCGCCGAGGCCTTTGATGTGCAGGTGGCGATCCATACCGATACCCTCAACGAGTCCGGTTTCGTCGAGGATACCCTGGCCGCCTTCAAGGGACGCGCCATTCATACCTATCACACCGAGGGCGCCGGTGGCGGCCATGCGCCGGACATTATTCGTGCCTGCGGCGAGTCGAATGTGTTGCCCTCGTCGACCAATCCCACGCGTCCCTATACGGTCAACACCATTGATGAACACCTCGACATGCTGATGGTGTGCCACCACCTCGACCCGAACATTGCCGAGGATGTCGCCTTCGCCGAGTCGCGCATTCGTCGCGAGACCATCGCCGCCGAGGATATCCTGCACGACCTCGGCGCCTTTGCCATGATCTCGTCAGACTCGCAGGCCATGGGGCGGGTGGGTGAGGTCATTACCCGTACCTGGCAGACGGCGCACAAAATGAAAGTCCAGCGCGGTCCGCTGGGCGAGGATTCGGCGCGTAACGACAATTTGCGGGCCCGCCGTTATATCGCCAAGTACACCATCAATCCCGCCATTACCCACGGCATCAGCCATGAGGTGGGCTCCATCGAGGTCGGCAAGCTGGCGGACCTGGTGTTGTGGCGGCCGGCCTTTTTCGGCGCCAAGCCCTCGCTGATCATCAAGGGCGGCATGATCGCTGCCGCGCCAATGGGTGACCCCAATGCCTCCATCCCCACGCCCCAGCCGGTGCACTACCGGCCGATGTTTGGCGCCCTGGGTAAGGCGCGCAGCGCCACCTGTCTGAGCTTTGTCTCCCGCGCCGCCTATGACAACGGCGCCGCCGAAAAAATGGGCCTGACAAAAGGGGTCGCCGCAGTGGCCCATACCCGCGACATCGGTAAACGCGACATGGTGCTGAACAGCTACCAGCCGCGCATCGAGGTCGATGCGCAGACCTACGAGGTGCGCGCCGATGGTGAGTTGTTGATCTGCGAACCAGCCAGCGTGCTGCCCCTGGCGCAGCGCTACTTTTTGTTTTAA
- the ureE gene encoding urease accessory protein UreE: protein MLKIFSRMEKNAEAQGTLRLPFELRQKSRLRATLQDGREVGLMLNRGELLRSGDCLKAEDGSVIRVEAAAETVSTASHADTRVLARACYHLGNRHVALQIGEGWLRYLHDHVLDDMVRGLGLTITVEAAPFEPEGGAYGGQRHGHAHEHKHGHEHTHEHEHSHGHAHDHSHD, encoded by the coding sequence ATGTTAAAGATCTTTTCGCGCATGGAAAAAAACGCCGAGGCACAGGGCACGCTGCGCCTGCCGTTCGAGCTGCGGCAGAAGAGCCGCCTCAGGGCAACCCTGCAGGATGGCCGCGAGGTCGGCCTGATGCTCAACCGCGGCGAGCTGTTACGCAGCGGCGACTGCCTTAAGGCCGAGGATGGCTCGGTGATCCGGGTCGAGGCCGCGGCGGAAACGGTGAGCACCGCCAGCCACGCAGACACCAGGGTGCTGGCGCGGGCCTGTTATCACCTGGGCAATCGACATGTCGCCCTGCAGATTGGCGAAGGCTGGCTGCGTTACCTGCACGACCACGTACTCGACGACATGGTGCGGGGCCTGGGACTGACGATCACGGTGGAGGCCGCGCCCTTCGAACCGGAGGGCGGCGCCTATGGCGGGCAGCGTCATGGTCATGCACATGAACACAAACATGGACATGAACACACGCATGAGCATGAACATTCCCATGGGCATGCCCATGATCATTCTCATGATTAA
- a CDS encoding urease accessory protein UreF: MSMNIPMGMPMIILMINSNDPAPSLREATVMDNTHLRLWQLINPTLPIGAFAYSQAQEYAVDAGWINDEASARAWIEELLREVLSVTEVPVLARCYRAARQQDWPDFVCWNQILLAMRESSELYQEDIQLGAAMLRVFPSLGIEINDALVDRPLSYAAAFGYACAVWEIALEQAVQGFLWAWCETQVAAAIKLVPLGQSAGQRTLSVLREQIAAGVARGLACEDDDIGMLAPGFAMASARHEQQYSRLFRS; this comes from the coding sequence ATGAGCATGAACATTCCCATGGGCATGCCCATGATCATTCTCATGATTAATAGCAACGACCCTGCGCCGTCGTTGCGGGAAGCAACCGTAATGGACAACACGCATCTGCGACTATGGCAGTTGATCAATCCCACCCTGCCCATCGGCGCCTTTGCCTATTCGCAGGCGCAGGAATACGCAGTTGATGCCGGCTGGATCAACGACGAGGCCAGCGCGCGGGCGTGGATTGAGGAGCTGCTGCGCGAGGTGTTGAGTGTGACCGAGGTGCCGGTACTGGCGCGGTGTTACCGCGCCGCACGACAACAGGACTGGCCCGATTTTGTCTGCTGGAATCAGATCCTGCTGGCCATGCGCGAATCCTCCGAGTTGTATCAGGAGGACATTCAACTGGGGGCCGCGATGCTGCGCGTATTTCCCAGTCTGGGTATCGAGATCAATGACGCACTGGTAGACCGGCCGCTGAGTTATGCCGCCGCCTTTGGCTATGCCTGTGCGGTGTGGGAGATTGCACTGGAGCAGGCCGTGCAGGGATTCCTGTGGGCCTGGTGCGAGACCCAGGTGGCGGCGGCCATAAAGCTGGTGCCGCTGGGACAGAGCGCCGGCCAGCGTACGCTGTCCGTGCTGCGCGAACAGATCGCCGCCGGTGTCGCGCGGGGGCTGGCCTGTGAGGATGACGACATCGGTATGCTGGCGCCGGGCTTTGCCATGGCCAGCGCCAGACATGAGCAGCAGTATTCAAGACTATTTCGATCCTGA
- the ureG gene encoding urease accessory protein UreG — translation MMKKQVLRVGVGGPVGSGKTALVDALCKQMRGQYEIAVVTNDIYTQEDAQFLMRSEALAEDRIIGVETGGCPHTAIREDASMNLAAVDELQRRHPDLDLIFVESGGDNLSATFSPELSDLTIYVIDVSAGDKIPRKGGPGITRSDLLVINKIDLAPYVGASLEVMERDAKKMRGERPFVFTNIKTGHGVDNIIAFIVAQGMLSAVA, via the coding sequence GTGATGAAAAAACAGGTATTACGAGTCGGTGTGGGTGGCCCGGTAGGCTCGGGCAAGACGGCCCTGGTGGATGCGCTGTGTAAGCAGATGCGCGGGCAGTATGAGATTGCCGTGGTGACCAATGACATCTACACCCAGGAGGACGCGCAGTTTCTCATGCGTAGCGAGGCGCTGGCGGAGGACCGCATCATCGGCGTCGAGACCGGCGGCTGTCCGCACACCGCCATCCGTGAAGACGCCTCCATGAATCTGGCGGCGGTGGATGAGTTGCAACGCCGTCATCCCGATCTGGACCTGATCTTTGTCGAGAGCGGCGGCGACAATCTCTCGGCGACCTTCAGCCCGGAGCTGTCGGACCTGACCATCTATGTCATCGATGTCTCCGCCGGCGACAAGATCCCGCGCAAGGGTGGCCCCGGCATTACCCGCTCGGACCTGCTGGTGATCAACAAGATCGATCTGGCGCCCTATGTGGGGGCCTCGCTCGAGGTGATGGAGCGCGATGCAAAAAAGATGCGGGGCGAGCGACCGTTTGTGTTCACCAATATCAAGACGGGCCATGGCGTCGACAACATCATCGCCTTCATTGTGGCCCAGGGCATGCTGTCCGCTGTCGCCTGA
- a CDS encoding TorF family putative porin, translating into MRALNKLSPVALATTLVIGSMTAMPLTAQAGVSGTVQAANMYLWRGQNLTPNGAQVSGDLNYSHDAGMYAGVWTSTETGGQETDLYVGFGGGVGGVSYDISYWKYLYPEDCNSATPVSCSLGDTDASEFVVSLGFGPVSVASYIAAESGSDDNNYYTVGVDFAEKFNLTYGFWDLENPGNEYSHVTLMYSFSDELTFGVSVASNDSGYTEEGNAPDATGVTEDPLFYVSYAKSFDLK; encoded by the coding sequence ATGAGAGCACTTAATAAATTGAGCCCGGTTGCGCTGGCAACGACCCTGGTCATCGGTAGCATGACGGCGATGCCATTAACAGCACAGGCCGGCGTTAGCGGAACCGTGCAGGCGGCCAATATGTATCTGTGGCGCGGACAGAATTTGACACCCAATGGCGCGCAGGTATCCGGCGACCTGAACTACTCACATGACGCCGGCATGTATGCCGGTGTGTGGACATCAACCGAAACCGGCGGTCAGGAAACCGACCTGTATGTCGGCTTTGGTGGTGGTGTCGGCGGCGTCAGTTATGACATCTCTTACTGGAAATATCTGTACCCGGAAGACTGTAATAGCGCCACCCCGGTGTCCTGTTCCCTGGGTGATACCGATGCATCCGAGTTTGTCGTTTCGTTGGGTTTTGGCCCTGTGAGTGTTGCCAGTTATATCGCGGCTGAGAGTGGTTCGGATGACAACAACTATTACACCGTCGGTGTGGACTTTGCCGAAAAATTCAATCTGACCTACGGCTTCTGGGATCTGGAGAATCCGGGCAATGAATACAGCCATGTCACCCTGATGTATTCCTTCAGCGATGAATTGACCTTCGGTGTGAGTGTTGCCAGCAATGACTCAGGTTATACCGAAGAAGGCAACGCACCAGACGCTACCGGAGTCACTGAAGACCCGTTGTTCTACGTCTCTTATGCCAAATCCTTTGATCTGAAATAG